A stretch of Myxococcus hansupus DNA encodes these proteins:
- a CDS encoding MarR family winged helix-turn-helix transcriptional regulator encodes MSKSAEDHVDRLRAQWARELPDVDTQGMEVLGRARRITLRVRPPIEAVFSEQGLDTGEFDVIATLLRSGPPYRMRPTELFKSLMISSGGLTDRLARLTRAGLIRRSASEGDARSLPVELTEEGRSRAEAAFRADMAVEAQLLKGLSRSDRTALAALLRKLALSLELPGREE; translated from the coding sequence AGCAAGAGCGCCGAGGACCACGTCGACCGCCTGCGTGCCCAGTGGGCACGGGAGCTGCCGGACGTCGATACGCAGGGGATGGAAGTCCTGGGGCGCGCCCGCCGCATCACGTTGCGCGTGCGCCCGCCCATCGAGGCGGTGTTCTCGGAGCAGGGCCTGGACACGGGCGAGTTCGATGTCATCGCGACGCTGCTGCGCTCGGGGCCGCCCTATCGGATGCGCCCCACGGAGCTCTTCAAGTCGCTGATGATTTCCTCGGGGGGACTGACCGACCGGCTGGCGCGGCTGACCCGTGCGGGCCTGATTCGGCGCTCCGCCTCGGAGGGAGATGCGCGGAGCCTGCCGGTGGAGCTGACCGAGGAGGGGCGCAGCCGAGCCGAAGCGGCGTTCCGCGCCGACATGGCCGTCGAGGCACAGTTGCTCAAGGGTTTGTCACGCAGCGACCGGACGGCACTGGCCGCGCTCCTGCGGAAACTGGCGCTGAGCTTGGAGCTCCCCGGGCGCGAGGAGTGA